tcttcttctccttcttcctccGGTCTTTCCTTCTTTGAAGACTTCAAATAAAGTAGTAATGGTGCTTTGCGAATATTGTTTGTAACTCATGTCCAGGCTTGCTTCGTTGTGGTAAAAGTTGTCGATTAAGATGGGTAAACTATCTAAGGCCTGACCTTAAACGTGGCAACATTGGTGAAGATGAAGAGGAACTCATTATCAAGCTCCATGCACTTCTTGGAAATAGGTGCAACATCTCATGCTCACTTTATAAATGcagatatgtatatatgtgtgtgtatgcacgCACGCGCGCGTACGTAAATACATATGGGATTTCTCGTAGTGATTGActaatgaaatcataaaaatatcaaacacaTATGACTTATTCATTATGTACAAATTAAATTGGTTTAGGTGGTCATTGATAGCTGGAAGACTACCGGGGCGTACAGACAATGAAGTGAAGAATCACTGGAACACACATCTCAAAAGAAAACTAGATCAGATGGGCACGGATTCCAACAACCATCGCTTGGGAGTACTCCCTCGCCCTAGCATATCCTTGGTCTCAAATTTTTATAACCCTACAGATAAGGCAGCAGAGTCGAGCTCCCAAGCAGATCATGATGATGACGACAATGGAGTCGTGAATTCTGCAAGTGGCACGGAGATCAGCAACACAAACAGCTTACCTGAATTGAATCTTGATCTCACCATTGGACTTCCTGATGATCTTATGGAGTCGGATCATGAGCAAGTGGCCAGTACTCGAGCATTGCATCCGTCCTCTAGCATTGAGGATTAAGCACGCGCGGGACGGTACATTTTACATCTATCTGTGATTGCAATATTCCCATTAGCGCTAATACGTACGTGTGAGATCGGAGTTATACATTGCTCCCTGAAAACCTGtactaaaattttgttgtttgtctAATGATCAATGGGAAATAGTTCATTTCTTAGTGCTAGTATATATGTGGAGGAATATACGTGTATGCATGGAACAAATATCAAATCCGAGGACTACTTCAAAACTGCTCAATTAACCCAATATAATTAGATTTTGATAATAATTgttgaacaaaatattttataggaaTAGTTTagctgaaatatttaattaaatatggtaCTGAATTATAAAGTCAATGTTCAATCTCAAAATGGTGCATGTCTAATCTGATATGATGTGAAATCCAAATTAAATACTTCAATTGATGGAAAAATGTTTActtgattatttatattatattgttaaCATTCTCTCACCTGAAATTGATTAGAAAAATTTTTGACGATCATTTTTGATAAACTACATGTTGGGTTATATGGAACTAGCCTAGTTTGAGTTGAGAAGATGTCAAGCTGAGAGTTTGCTCGAGTCTTGCTCGACATGGTGCTCGAGTAAAGTTCATGCATAGAGTTTGCTTGAGGCTCAAGTTAACGTAGGACAAAGAGTTTGCTCAAGGCTCACTTGATAGACCACTTGAGCAAATATTAGATAGAGAGTTTGTACAAGATGCGCTTGACACTCTGCTCGAAAGAAATAACCTAGAAAGTTCTGCCTTATGATTTCAGGCAccgtgctatatatatatatatatatatatatgtaatgttttatttgaaatgtATCAAATTGAGAATAGAGGGAGAGAATAGCATTTTGAGCACTGGATAGAGAGTTGAGAGTTAGTGAGCAGAGAGAAACTCTTGTAACTCACTGTGTgttgtaaatctcctctgaaaaGCCAAAGGTCTGTGGCCTATTTGGCATTAACCCCAGCCTCCAAAATTGAGGTCTAGAGTTCAAAACCCCCCTCgctaaatgtattaaaaaaatctccTCTAAAAAACAAAGTTCCAAGGTTTAGGGATTAGGGCTAAAATGAGAACGATGgctgaaaaagaaatgaaggtTGGAATAAGGACATTCAACGACATAGATTTTTAGTATTGGAGGCTACAGATTGAGAATGATCTTCACGGGAAGAAGCTCCATCATACACCCAAATAGGAATGTGTGGACTTTCCAACAAGTTAGACATGTCCCAGAGCTGAAGAAAAACCCAATCTTTGTGGGATAGCTTGGCATTAAtagtcattcagtagtgttttcgAAAGGATCGTGAAAGGTCATGAAGGGTGCGTTGGTCTTGGTGCATGGTAAGAGAACAAATAGTTGTCTCACACTACCGATTTGACGAAACACAAGACAGATTTCGTCATCGAACGTGCTCGATATATGTTACGGATAGCACGAGAAAAGTTGATTGATCTCCATCTATACTTCCTCATCTGCATATGATCTATGTCACGGTATTTGACTTGAGGTAGCCTTCCATATGCATTGATGATCTCCAACCTCCTAGTTAATTTAGGGGGTTGAGGTATTCTTGACAGAGTGGAGGTAACCACAAATTGGGTCCTTTAACAAGATCACTTTTAGCAAGAGCGAGGGCTACTTGGAAAAGGCTCACATTAATGTTGCAATAGCATGCGGTAGTGGCACGAAGGACTATTACTAGGGAGATCTGATCCCTCCTTGAGGAGCATCGCACACTTTTAATCCATGACATGGAAAGGATTGTGGAGAGGATTACTGCGCCCATCATGGTTCAACTGTAAGAAAGTGAGGGATGCATTACTATGATGCAAGAGAGCTTGGATAATCTTACATAGTAGTGATATTTTGTATTGATCTTTTTGATTTGTATCGAACATTATCACTTTTGTGATACTccatatttatgtatattttaattaaataattattttatttattaagattatgggctttcttgttttaaattttagatgatttatgtggtattattttacaatttttaattgtgaaatttagtttcatgtgttttcttattattaaatattgttcattattttaattattttttattctaaattattttaattaacttgccattttgaaattcttttcatTAGATTAGTTTTGAGCTCCGATTTGAaaagattggacctcatttattttcatttctttttattttttcccttttctctttttcttctttctatttacttcttttctttctttcctccccTGTTTTCCTTCCCGCACGCAACCCCCCTCCCCTATTCTTCACCTTGCGCCCTTtcaacccaacccaacccacCCTTGCCATGTACCACACGGTGGCATCACCGCCCACCTCAACTGCTCCCCCTCATGCTGGCGATCCACCCCCATCGATCTCAAGCCCAACGCTGCCCTCTACCTCCCACAAGCGTGGTAAACCCGAATGGGTTTCTTCCATTTATTTCCTCCACTGCCCTGCCTTAGCGCCGCCATCTGTGACCACCATAGCCTTGCCTAAATACCATCAACCTCCCCCAAGCTTCCCAGTGCCTCCCCCTTCCCCAGCTATGCCCCACAACCCTCTCTCCTTTCCCTTTCCTTCATGCACGGGTTGCCAACCCCAGCGCTACCATGCGCCACAACACCAACTCACCACCACCACAATGACTTCCCCTTCCACCTATGACCTTCCCTATCCAATCTCATACCCCACTGTGACCCCTAGCCACCAtactctctctcattctcccaTAACCTCTCTTCAATTTTCATGGTCGATCTTCACCGtgcaccgccacccacgaccaccAACCACCGCCATCAACTACACCGACCTTCAGAAGCCCTTTCATTACCAACCCAAGCCTCCCATAGCTCCCTCTTGATTTTTCTCTAATTGTGACCCATGGCCAACACCTGTAAAATCCCTGTCCGCCACTACTTCACCACTTTTTGTGCCACCCTTGATCTTTTAGAATTTCCTTCTgccattgtaagtaatttttcaaagaatttttgagatttaaatatatttttatactaacATATTTTCTGtagtttggttggttgtgctagAGTTTGAGTCTGAAGAGTACAGAGGTTGAGTAGGATAGGATGCTGAGTTTGTTTGTGCAATTGAATTATGCTTGGGTGTTTTTATGTTGTGTTTGGTGTCATGACATTTATTGCATtagtgcatgcatattcatgtgttacaaatgaaaattggattttcaTGTGAAAAAGGATTTTTAGGTGTGCATATCATGAtcccaagccgagatgaggtattatcttggtggagctcctttaGTCACTCTGGAGTATAATATACTGAGTAACATCCTCTAGGTTCTCACTGGGCAATAACGGGACCAGATGAGATGGTAACACTTtcgtgcgactccatggtgccTCTGCTGGCAGGAGTtaaaggatgcttggccacAAATGCGTTAGGTGTGGAACTAAACATCACTCGTTACGGAGTGGCGGGCACGGTCATTACCCGTGGCGTGATGAAGGGAGCTAGGGTATGTGGATGgtccctaggagagatcatggtgcatacaagaTTATTTGATAATGggtcattttttggaaaaatggcgggttcttgataaatggatatatggaccattttttgggaaaatagtGGTTTTATACTCGAGCCATTAACTAGGAAAATGACAAATAGTATTTAAAGAcgtgttttgggccaaatggaaatTTTGGCATATGTtggaaaaatattcattttggaGAAATAATGATTTCAAGTCTCATGCATATTTCtgcatatgcatgcatatatgttggttgcattaatgtatttttatcttgtgagtTATATAATTGGTTACTTATTGAGATTCAAAATCTCATGTGGTATTCGAACCCTACGGTTCCGTTTTATGTGATGCAAATGAGGACGTTGAACATGAAGGATCAGCTCTGCCAGAGGAGTGACCTAGGGTCGCTTTTTGtgttttgggatttgtttcccaCTTTTGCTATGTACtttggtttgtattatatttttactagattactgtataaattttaaatatatttttattttgaaaaatatgtatttaaaattttgatacttatttacttcttttatttatctactgtgatttttgttgtacactttttgcaAGTACACACCCTTAGCACTCATCATTtgagatgtgtgacccgtgttgtcatcatcttgaTATCACAATTCTCACATTTCCGTACACGAGAGTCGGGAGCGTCACAACTTTAATTACTCtatcttttttagtttttatatatagcTATCGTGTTTGttatcaaatatcaattttcttaatttacatACCACTTGGcaatataaaaaatgactttCCTAAGaaggaaagaatttttttaattgcaaattcttatttaccataaaaaaccattaattaatttttacattaattatataactgataattattttttaaaaaatgataattaatagacttatataatatttatttttaaaatatttgaatgtctgtcaataaatttctataactaaatttatttcaattatctACATCATAGTTTGAACTAATCTTATGagcattcgaatagtttataagtccattcgaacaaaaaaataCTGTTCGAATGAAATAGCAAGCATCCCCGCtagatttatttataacttcCGCCCAAAAAAATCATTCGAATCATTGTCTCTAGTTTCAAATAGAAGATTCCATACAATCGAATGATCTCAACTCTATTTGAACCAAAATAGTACGTTCAAATGATTTCTAACTGTCCCCAGCcacaattttgtataattttctgCCACGAATATTGTTCGTACAGTTATCATGTCAAAATTCAAATGTGAAATACCATAACGTTTAAATGACTCTGGGATCGTTTGaactgttttgtttttttagacGCTATATTTCGTACTAGAAACTCTAGTTTAAATAGATATTTTGAAAGCATAAAAAGTTGCTTCTAtgatttgggatgaaatttaattttcttctcaaataactacttttatggacaaaatttaatttgtcCCCAAAAGATTTTGTCCCTGcaaatcaaatttcttgtagtgttgaATGCATTCAATTTTAATCATTTAGAAAAAATACGTGATTTATGCAAAATGAAATTCTATGATCTCAATATATATGCTACACAAATAAAGtatgaacatatatatacttaagTGTTTGAGTGTTGTGAAACTCGACTCAATTAAGAGGCTTAATTAATACCTTAACTTTATGATGGAGGTATGATTTCTGCTATTTTATGAAGGCCGAGGCTTTTGGATTTAATACATGAAAACCACATACGTAATGTTAatgccaaaaatcacacaagaagCCAGATGAGGAGAAAGGTCATATCAGGTCCACTATGACGATTCAGGCCTCAATCGATCGGCAATGTTTGGAGCCCCAACATAGTCTGATTCAGTTGTGCTTACATCCATGGtagtaaatagaaaataaataaaatgtaaaagagagagagactcatAGATTTACTTTATTTGGCATAAAGTCTACGTTCATGGAGATTTTGGAGAGGGAATATCCACTATAATAAGCTTATTTACAGTCCCTCGTAGTCTTTCGTCCAAAGTACTATACAATAGATATCAGTGGTTTACTTGCTAGAGAAGATCTTCTCATTAGACCCCCTTCCAAAGATAGAATAACTGAAGAAGAGATTGAAATCGAAGTCCCCTTGATATCGTCTGGCTGTTTAATTTTATCTAACCCATCTTTCCGTGTGCTCCTAGGGAGTGGTGAAGATTGGACACCTTCCATTGCAAGTTTGACATCTTCCTTTCCTTTCTATTTTTCCCTTCCCCTCTTATCCTTTCCTGACTTTTCTTCTTACATCCTCCATTTCATTGTCCCATCCTTGTCCTCCTTTGCTCTCTTTTTTGTCTTCTAGTGGTGGCCTTTAGGTGGGCTGACCTGGTCTTGGGCTTGAATATTTTATCCCCTTCACGTAatgtaaatgaaaattaatattttcattagaatgcataatcaaaattgaaaaacacTTCTAAACATGTGGGCTAGAAATCACCATGCATGTGCGCGTATATCATGATATACTGCTGCCAACTTCAGAAACCCAAAACGCGGCATTAATTTCTAATATTCTTCAAAATCCTTAGGCTGGGGGGGCCAGGGCCAGGGATCGTATGGTAGTGTACATACTGTATATGtcatgtgtgtatgtgtgtatatatttcAAGACATTCAAGCTAGTACTGTCTAGTTCTTGATCGAGATATATTTTGATCATATTTCTAAATAGtcgagtttagaaaaattactGTGATTGGAAACCAGGCGGGCTAGCTAGCTCATCCATGCACATTCTAGACAGATAGCGCCTGCAAGGTCATGAAACATACTGATATCATACTAAGATGAGATTTCGATTTGTAACCATGTTTTTTATCATGACTTCTTACGGGGATTCCCTGCATCCATGCATTTACTATTATAATTAACCATGTTTCTATACAACTATGGAGGCAGCTAGGGTTGATGAAAACAGTTGAAATTAATGTCATTAGTAGAACTTAGGTAGGTCATGTTTATTTCATTACAACTGCTCAAACTACCTAGCTAGAAGTATACTGTGGTCCTAAATTCAAAGCTAAAAGCTGCTATGtttgtacatgcatgcatgtttgcgattagattctacaaaatatagaCGTACTGACCGATCATGATCATGAGtttgtttgtttcattttttaacCCTAGTGTTTAATTCCAGACTGTCTTTCTAAAGTGGAGAAAGTGATGGAGGGAAACGTGTCTTCGTACTTGCCTTTTAATTGATTTGTCAACTATTTGAAAATGAATCATGAATATGATCAGAAGAGTTTGAAAAAAGAGAATTAGGACAAAAAAGGAACAAGCGAAAACTTTCAAATCGAAATCATTTTGTTGTTTCAATTATAATGCAGGTAGGTCATGTGCTCATTGTCCGATTAATGCTCATGAATATATATGGCTacacatgcatgtacatgttatTACCAGGATGACCAGAAACCTCTGAAAATTGCATTAATAGATCCTACACGTACATAAAACTTGGAGTTTTTCCCTTAGAATCATCTGATAAAGCTGATCCCTTATCAGGACATAATtgtaatttcatatttatttcagCTTGTATAAATAAGCTATTGTACATGgactttattatattaatacataattttacACGTATTCTTTCTGCAAAATCCTCTTCTCCTTTTGTCTTCTTGCTTGCTAGGGTTTCTGTTTTCTAATTGTTTTCTATACTTTACATGGCATCAGACATTTTATCTTCTTAACTCATTTTTTCCATGGCTTTCATTGCTAAATTTGTTTTTGAGGATACAACTTCTCCTTACTTCCTTCATCCAAGCGACAATCCTAGTGTCCTTTTGGTCACCCGACCTCTTCTCGAAGAAAACTATCATGCATGGTCTCGATCGATGTCCATGGCTCCTTCTGCGAAGAATAAGCTAGGTTTTGTTAATGGCTCTTTC
This is a stretch of genomic DNA from Carya illinoinensis cultivar Pawnee chromosome 15, C.illinoinensisPawnee_v1, whole genome shotgun sequence. It encodes these proteins:
- the LOC122297151 gene encoding myb-related protein 308-like, which encodes MRKPGCEKKEMKNRGAWSKQEDQKLIDYIQKHGEGCWRSLPEAAGLLRCGKSCRLRWVNYLRPDLKRGNIGEDEEELIIKLHALLGNRWSLIAGRLPGRTDNEVKNHWNTHLKRKLDQMGTDSNNHRLGVLPRPSISLVSNFYNPTDKAAESSSQADHDDDDNGVVNSASGTEISNTNSLPELNLDLTIGLPDDLMESDHEQVASTRALHPSSSIED